In one Mycobacterium sp. NBC_00419 genomic region, the following are encoded:
- a CDS encoding SDR family NAD(P)-dependent oxidoreductase, whose amino-acid sequence MTSHWSANRLGNLSGKRIIVTGATNGVGLGTARALVRAGAQVVMAVRNVELGAQRAAEIGGDTQVVKLDLADQASVRAFPDLLDGDVDILINNAGIVTQARSETVDGFESMLGTNFLGPFALTNLLFERVRSQIINVGSDGHKQGTLDFADPHLRSSKWSSFPAYARSKLAVMLWGLELDRRLRAAGSPVVSHLTHPGWVASNLTNLSDKRVMAVFHSVAQSAANRLGNDIDAGAATTLYCIAEPIPPGSYVGIDSRLGLKGGPTLSGRSAVASDYDIARRLWAFAEKETGTTLPV is encoded by the coding sequence GTGACTTCACACTGGTCGGCGAACCGACTCGGCAACCTCAGCGGCAAACGGATCATCGTGACCGGAGCGACCAACGGTGTCGGTCTGGGCACCGCTCGGGCTCTGGTGCGGGCGGGTGCCCAGGTGGTGATGGCGGTCCGCAACGTCGAGCTGGGCGCCCAACGCGCCGCCGAGATCGGTGGTGACACCCAGGTCGTCAAACTCGACCTCGCCGACCAGGCGTCGGTGCGAGCCTTCCCCGACCTGTTGGACGGTGACGTCGACATCCTGATCAACAACGCCGGGATCGTCACCCAGGCGCGAAGCGAGACCGTCGACGGCTTCGAGAGCATGCTCGGCACGAACTTCCTCGGTCCGTTCGCGTTGACCAATCTGCTCTTCGAACGGGTGCGGTCGCAGATCATCAACGTGGGATCCGACGGCCACAAGCAGGGCACCCTCGACTTCGCCGACCCGCACCTTCGGTCGAGCAAGTGGTCGTCATTCCCGGCCTATGCCCGCTCGAAGCTGGCGGTCATGCTGTGGGGACTCGAGCTCGACCGACGGCTGCGTGCCGCCGGGTCACCGGTCGTCAGCCATCTCACCCATCCGGGCTGGGTCGCATCCAATCTGACGAATCTGTCGGACAAGCGCGTGATGGCGGTGTTTCACTCCGTCGCGCAGTCGGCCGCCAACCGGCTGGGCAACGACATCGATGCCGGCGCCGCGACGACGCTGTACTGCATCGCCGAGCCGATTCCGCCGGGCAGTTACGTGGGTATCGACAGCAGGTTGGGGCTCAAGGGCGGACCGACTTTGAGCGGACGATCCGCTGTTGCCAGTGACTACGACATCGCCCGCCGGCTGTGGGCGTTCGCCGAAAAGGAGACCGGGACAACGCTTCCCGTGTGA
- a CDS encoding nuclear transport factor 2 family protein, producing the protein MSDSAREIENLIYTYAERLDAGDLDGVAQLFTHGRITAMEDAPPEATFEGAAGVRAMYEMATRLYEDGTPKTRHFTSNVQIYVDEAAGRADGKAYYCVTQATPDLSLQIIVTGHYRDTFHLLDGTWWFDTRVMFVDQVGDTSHHLKF; encoded by the coding sequence ATGAGCGATAGCGCCCGGGAGATCGAGAACCTGATCTACACCTACGCCGAGCGACTCGACGCCGGCGACCTCGACGGCGTGGCGCAGCTGTTCACCCACGGGCGCATCACCGCCATGGAGGACGCGCCCCCCGAGGCCACCTTCGAAGGGGCGGCCGGCGTGCGGGCGATGTACGAGATGGCCACCCGCCTCTACGAGGACGGCACCCCCAAGACGCGCCACTTCACCAGCAACGTTCAGATCTATGTCGACGAAGCGGCCGGGCGGGCCGACGGCAAGGCCTACTACTGCGTCACCCAGGCCACACCGGACCTGTCGCTGCAGATCATTGTCACCGGCCACTACCGCGACACCTTCCACCTCCTCGACGGGACGTGGTGGTTCGACACCCGAGTCATGTTCGTCGACCAGGTCGGCGACACCAGCCACCATTTGAAGTTCTGA
- a CDS encoding WhiB family transcriptional regulator, protein MPQPQQLPGPNADIWDWQMQGLCRGVDSSMFFHPDGERGRARAQREMRAKEMCRSCPVIAHCRSHALAVGEPYGIWGGLSESERELLLKRGIRRTA, encoded by the coding sequence ATGCCACAGCCGCAGCAGCTACCCGGCCCGAACGCCGACATCTGGGATTGGCAGATGCAAGGCCTTTGCCGGGGCGTCGATTCCTCAATGTTCTTCCATCCCGACGGCGAGCGCGGCCGGGCCCGCGCACAGCGCGAGATGCGCGCCAAAGAGATGTGCCGGAGTTGCCCGGTCATTGCCCATTGCCGTTCACACGCGCTGGCGGTCGGTGAGCCCTACGGCATTTGGGGCGGCCTGAGCGAGTCGGAGCGTGAACTCCTGCTCAAGCGCGGTATCCGCCGCACCGCCTGA
- a CDS encoding sulfotransferase family protein, whose translation MTTPFDVTGLTAQAQQKEGLHDWGPLSFREPLTVLAGSYATADLNDIGGHILRSGLVHSLRMRLRAQEWIRRYPEILDETIVAPIVVVGMMRSGTTLLQRLLACDDRFHCAYGWEVVEVAPKLDYQWSAHEDPRVAISEKREAVSREMTPELFAIHPMHAREPEEEIVFLSDAFLSHVPESGAEVPEYRAWIDTQDFTPAYAYLHRMLQFLQWQKRQCGRTAQRWVLKSPAHLGYLDVLRAQFPDLHIVHMHRDPRDTIASGASLNATLHAMHSDHVDRSRVGAQWLSRMGWTNDRAMAVRSRWPDESARCTDIEFTDAVADPIGQVTRVYDAIGVPLTAPAEAAMLRWLVERPRDPARPPYAAADFGLSEAQIAERFASYNSRFRSDADSSRRR comes from the coding sequence GTGACAACGCCCTTCGATGTCACCGGCCTGACGGCCCAGGCGCAGCAGAAAGAAGGCCTGCACGACTGGGGCCCGCTGAGCTTCCGCGAACCGCTGACGGTGCTCGCCGGAAGCTATGCCACCGCGGATCTCAACGACATCGGGGGCCACATCCTGCGCTCGGGCCTCGTGCACAGCCTGCGGATGCGATTGCGCGCCCAGGAATGGATTCGGCGCTACCCGGAGATCCTGGACGAGACCATCGTCGCGCCGATCGTCGTGGTCGGCATGATGCGCAGCGGCACCACTCTGCTTCAACGGCTGCTGGCGTGCGACGACCGGTTCCACTGCGCATACGGCTGGGAGGTGGTGGAGGTCGCGCCCAAACTCGACTACCAGTGGTCGGCCCACGAGGACCCCAGGGTCGCCATCAGCGAAAAGCGTGAGGCGGTGTCGCGCGAGATGACACCCGAACTGTTCGCCATCCATCCGATGCATGCCCGCGAACCCGAAGAGGAGATCGTCTTCCTCTCTGACGCGTTCCTGTCTCATGTGCCCGAATCCGGCGCCGAGGTACCCGAGTACCGAGCCTGGATCGATACCCAGGACTTCACCCCGGCCTACGCCTACCTTCACCGGATGCTGCAATTCCTGCAGTGGCAGAAGCGGCAATGTGGTCGGACCGCACAGCGTTGGGTGCTGAAGTCCCCTGCGCACCTGGGCTACCTCGATGTGCTGCGGGCACAGTTCCCCGATCTGCATATCGTTCACATGCACCGCGATCCCCGGGACACCATCGCCTCGGGCGCGAGCCTGAACGCCACCCTGCACGCGATGCACTCCGACCACGTCGACCGAAGCCGCGTCGGTGCGCAGTGGCTCAGCAGAATGGGCTGGACCAACGACCGGGCTATGGCGGTACGTTCCAGATGGCCCGATGAGTCGGCGCGGTGCACCGACATCGAATTCACCGACGCCGTAGCCGATCCCATCGGCCAGGTGACCCGCGTGTACGACGCGATCGGCGTACCACTGACCGCACCGGCCGAGGCCGCGATGCTTCGCTGGCTCGTCGAGCGTCCCCGCGATCCGGCCCGACCGCCCTACGCCGCAGCCGACTTCGGGCTCAGCGAGGCTCAGATCGCCGAACGGTTCGCCAGCTACAACTCCCGCTTCCGTTCCGACGCAGACAGTTCGAGGAGAAGATGA